In Alteromonas sp. RKMC-009, the genomic stretch ATTTCGGCAAGGTAGCTGCGGTAGGCCCGCAAATTATCTGCGAATTTTATAATCAGCCGGTAAAGCCAAAAGTGCAGCAGGCAGTAGATGTGCGGGACGGCCTTGCCAGTGTTAAACAAATAATTGCCTCAGGGATGATGCTCAGCCTTTCTGAGCTGGAAACCATTGGTCACAAGGAAGAGTCACTGTTCATTGACGGTGTAGACCATGAATGGTGCTGGAGAGCCAGAGACAAAGGATTCTCTGTGGTTAAGTTGACGGACGTGACCATGTTGCATAAGCAGGGTGACGGCAGACATAAGGTCCTCGGAATTACCTTTAAACGTGGTGCACCGGTAAGATTATATTATCAGGTACGTAATGTGCTTATATTAAGTCGCAGAAGTTACGTGCCGCTTTACTGGAAGCTGAGAAATATTCCGGCCATTCCGTTAAGGTGGCTCATTAACCGCTGGGTTTTCGACAACGGAAAGCAGCGGGGCCGGTATTTTGCGAAGGGATTGGTTGACGGACTCAAAGGAAAAAATGGACCGCTGGAATAGGTATCATGTTTCGTCATCAATCCGTCACGGTGGTTAAGTAAACTGTCGCGATTTTAATACATAGACGTCATGAAGAAATTGTTCTAACGGAGTGCGTCTGTGTCTATTTTAGTGCGTTCGCACTGAAATGGTGCGTAAGTGGCTGCTATTTTGTATTGGTTGTAGTAAATGCAAGTTGATTGAGCCATATTAACTCGTTTATCGTAGAAGCATGGGTAACGCATCCTGCTTATGTAAAATGATTTTATAGCTGGTGTTAATCACTGACGGCAGCTTAAGTTGTGAACCATGTTGTAGAGCGGAATGCGGATTGCATTACTACATCATCGGTTGAGGATTTTCAGTAAAAGGACACGAATATGAGTCAAGTAAAGAAAGCGGTTATTCCGGTAGCTGGTTTGGGAACACGTATGTTGCCGGCAACCAAGGCCATCCCGAAAGAGATGCTGCCAGTTGTTGATAAGCCGCTTATCCAGTATGTAGTAAACGAATGTGTTGCTGCTGGTGTGAAAGAAATTATCCTG encodes the following:
- a CDS encoding glycosyltransferase family 2 protein; the encoded protein is MKTGVVIILFHPDTSHLSRMLETLIDSGYRVVLVDNSPHELKLALPQEVVYLHYPQNIGIAAAQNRGLSHLAGQQFSHAVLFDQDSAVTPALMEGLCAGFVEAQAHFGKVAAVGPQIICEFYNQPVKPKVQQAVDVRDGLASVKQIIASGMMLSLSELETIGHKEESLFIDGVDHEWCWRARDKGFSVVKLTDVTMLHKQGDGRHKVLGITFKRGAPVRLYYQVRNVLILSRRSYVPLYWKLRNIPAIPLRWLINRWVFDNGKQRGRYFAKGLVDGLKGKNGPLE